A stretch of the Saccharolobus caldissimus genome encodes the following:
- a CDS encoding ethylbenzene dehydrogenase-related protein has protein sequence MNGYMSMVILGLIIFLVIVGVAYGLDYVINSAEVAASTITVYYVPNAQINLGNPGTEPFWQSIPWTTVPLVPTVPVPDGISGHTKSMDVKMAWTYINGTPYIFVLIKTINVGVVSWKACPELTPNGQIWAPFNFFPSGWWVVNVSYKQSNESIASVYAVPVSEQIQYPPGWTLSNPIQIYVLNVSGKLEAFVSGAINPQGVPLNNGQPILITSMNITYVAPNGTVFHITSPQQFLSLGLNNTRWAQMAYNEFYPQDTAEYVSLFYNDTYTYPERIIVMWLLGGVPNDWTQIAYTPHMIPGTPGALSAGQAEVWHWNSNPRANNTQDSGYGAPITSITGIQFSLSNWTENPAYANYLAHDPLKLGFIDHQGMINDMYTNGSSLYIIGGIPFVTTFPEINNASINGWQWLQGNYSPKDLWDPSLVATGARVVSTPTGTYWYVEFARTFTTIGTPSAPYQVQFYPGHTYYAAFAVFQGGAGESVDFKSISFWWRVYIQPASGSASILPLILIANSIGAPIISLILMKNSDIANLISLTARIPKFIKLLALQFKIKVMK, from the coding sequence ATGAACGGTTATATGTCAATGGTAATTTTAGGTTTGATAATATTTTTAGTTATTGTAGGAGTTGCATATGGGTTAGATTACGTTATAAATTCGGCTGAAGTTGCAGCAAGTACTATTACAGTATATTATGTGCCTAACGCGCAAATTAATTTGGGTAATCCGGGTACTGAACCATTCTGGCAATCTATACCGTGGACTACTGTACCCTTAGTACCTACAGTCCCAGTACCAGATGGTATATCTGGACATACTAAAAGTATGGATGTAAAAATGGCGTGGACATATATTAATGGTACTCCTTACATATTTGTATTAATAAAAACGATAAATGTTGGAGTAGTTTCATGGAAGGCTTGCCCAGAACTTACACCCAATGGTCAAATATGGGCACCATTTAACTTCTTCCCTAGTGGTTGGTGGGTAGTTAATGTATCATACAAGCAATCAAACGAAAGTATTGCCTCAGTTTACGCAGTTCCGGTTAGTGAGCAAATACAATATCCACCTGGATGGACTCTATCTAATCCAATACAAATTTACGTATTAAACGTAAGCGGAAAACTTGAAGCTTTCGTTAGTGGTGCAATTAATCCTCAAGGAGTTCCATTAAATAACGGTCAGCCTATATTAATAACCTCAATGAATATAACTTATGTTGCACCAAATGGTACAGTATTTCATATAACTTCTCCTCAACAGTTCCTTAGCCTAGGGCTAAATAATACTAGATGGGCTCAGATGGCGTATAATGAATTTTATCCGCAAGATACTGCGGAATACGTATCATTGTTCTATAATGACACCTATACTTACCCAGAAAGAATAATTGTAATGTGGCTATTAGGAGGGGTACCTAATGATTGGACTCAAATAGCATATACACCTCACATGATACCAGGAACGCCTGGAGCATTATCGGCAGGACAAGCTGAAGTTTGGCATTGGAATAGTAATCCTAGAGCCAATAACACTCAAGATTCTGGATATGGGGCGCCTATAACGAGCATTACTGGTATTCAGTTTTCCCTAAGCAATTGGACGGAAAACCCTGCTTATGCTAACTATTTGGCACATGATCCATTAAAGCTAGGTTTTATTGATCATCAAGGAATGATAAATGATATGTACACTAATGGCTCGTCATTATATATAATTGGAGGAATACCATTTGTTACCACGTTCCCAGAAATAAATAATGCCAGTATTAACGGATGGCAATGGCTACAAGGCAATTATTCACCTAAAGATCTCTGGGATCCATCGTTAGTTGCGACCGGAGCTAGGGTTGTGTCAACACCCACGGGTACTTATTGGTATGTTGAATTCGCAAGAACTTTTACTACTATTGGTACGCCTTCTGCACCTTATCAAGTTCAATTCTATCCAGGTCATACATATTATGCAGCTTTTGCGGTGTTTCAAGGAGGTGCTGGAGAGTCCGTAGATTTCAAATCCATATCCTTCTGGTGGAGAGTTTACATACAACCTGCTAGTGGCTCAGCTAGTATATTACCTTTAATATTAATAGCTAATTCCATTGGTGCTCCTATAATATCTTTAATTCTAATGAAAAATTCTGACATTGCCAATTTAATTTCATTAACAGCTAGAATTCCGAAGTTCATTAAGTTATTAGCGTTACAGTTTAAAATAAAGGTGATGAAGTAA
- a CDS encoding DUF1404 family protein codes for MELTPDKRYLIFGFILILASINPLSLMLDKILELAKFSFDMMLVWGAGLIGVWLAKEMYILGGPISRKLLSLNYYTKGVLLSWIIGGALVTYWYLPEPFDFSVTSNMGKLLQLLSFLVAGLLGGIGWDAMGKALKSFTLFSMFSMMAAVAEIFLEMAGYYSQNFYPAYPTSQLIQTSYALFAMAAVPSTYYMVKVLKDLGLF; via the coding sequence ATGGAATTGACCCCAGATAAAAGATATCTTATTTTTGGATTTATTCTAATTTTGGCTTCTATAAACCCATTGTCATTAATGCTAGATAAAATTCTGGAATTGGCAAAATTTTCATTTGATATGATGTTAGTTTGGGGGGCTGGATTAATAGGAGTATGGTTAGCTAAGGAGATGTATATATTAGGTGGACCTATTTCACGAAAGCTACTCTCTTTAAATTACTACACTAAAGGCGTATTGCTTAGCTGGATAATAGGCGGTGCTTTAGTAACTTATTGGTATTTACCAGAACCATTTGATTTCAGTGTGACTTCAAATATGGGGAAACTATTACAACTATTATCATTTCTAGTAGCTGGATTATTGGGGGGAATTGGATGGGATGCTATGGGTAAGGCTCTTAAGAGTTTTACATTATTTTCAATGTTTAGTATGATGGCTGCAGTTGCGGAAATATTCTTAGAGATGGCTGGATACTATTCTCAAAACTTTTACCCAGCTTACCCGACTTCTCAACTAATTCAGACATCTTATGCTTTATTTGCGATGGCTGCAGTGCCATCAACGTATTATATGGTAAAGGTTCTAAAGGATCTGGGGCTATTTTAA
- a CDS encoding nucleotidyltransferase domain-containing protein: MNLDYFKEEWEKRINMLKNARQYLKVIKEVCVSEVSPECKVILFGSVARGNYRLDSDVDVLVIVPNIKDEWDRSKISVKLHKAINAWDPFEIHVITPEEYKNWYSKFIDVWEEIT; the protein is encoded by the coding sequence ATGAACTTGGACTACTTTAAGGAGGAGTGGGAAAAGAGGATAAACATGTTGAAAAATGCAAGACAATACTTAAAGGTAATAAAAGAGGTATGTGTAAGTGAGGTATCACCAGAATGTAAGGTAATACTCTTTGGCTCTGTAGCTAGGGGTAATTATAGGCTAGATAGCGATGTGGACGTTCTTGTAATAGTCCCTAATATTAAAGACGAATGGGATAGGAGTAAAATATCAGTAAAACTACATAAGGCAATAAATGCGTGGGATCCCTTTGAAATTCACGTCATCACACCAGAGGAATATAAAAACTGGTATTCTAAGTTCATTGACGTATGGGAAGAGATAACTTAA
- a CDS encoding AAA family ATPase, translating to MMTSNDYIFVRVYGGKSKIDVALVDYSIMRNFKLLPGDVIIILGNRPIPFFVQENKEERGGIVVNDQRLKILGIRDGEKVPIKKIEPTPLKEVTLAPSEQKKFDIRKLNLELRGKLISRGVTVETKDGVFTVISYSPQVEAGYITADTQINIAPESVKLTQKNIPYVTLDDVGGLGNQIRMLMDIVEIALVKPEITKALGLRPPKGVLLYGPPGTGKTLIAKAIANTVMANFFYISGPEIGSKYYGESEKRLRDIFEQAEKNAPSIIFIDEIDAIAPNRDTAMSETDRRIVAQLLTLMDGISSGSGVLVIGATNRPNAIDPALRRPGRFDREIEIPVPDKEARLEILKIHTRRIPLKDVDLEKIAEITHGFVGADLEALVREAVMNAYHRCNGDLDCIKVTMDDFNHALKVVEPSALREFRVEIPSTTWEDIIGLEEVKMELKEVIEFPLKYPELYEEMKVEIPTGVLLYGPPGTGKTMLARAVAHESGANFIAINGPELMSMWVGETERAIREVFKRARQASPCIVFFDEIDSIASVRGLDPNRVTDRVVSQLLTEMDGISKTKGKVVVIAATNRPDMVDPALLRPGRLEKLIYVPPPDYSTRVALFSRLIEGKAHDEIDINHLAKLTEGYTPAEIKGIVNKAILISIRRAISSNQKPKLTMEDMLEAMKYIKPIVTQTMLDYYNSFSQKVRKGLGYA from the coding sequence ATGATGACTAGTAACGATTACATATTTGTAAGAGTTTACGGTGGGAAGAGCAAAATTGACGTTGCTTTAGTAGATTACTCCATAATGAGGAATTTTAAACTGCTACCGGGAGATGTAATCATAATACTCGGAAATAGGCCTATTCCTTTTTTCGTTCAAGAAAATAAGGAGGAAAGAGGGGGAATAGTAGTTAATGATCAAAGATTAAAAATATTGGGAATAAGAGATGGAGAGAAGGTTCCCATTAAGAAAATAGAACCTACACCTTTAAAGGAAGTAACATTAGCTCCTTCAGAGCAGAAGAAATTTGACATTAGAAAGCTTAACTTAGAATTAAGGGGTAAGTTAATATCAAGAGGCGTAACTGTAGAAACAAAGGATGGGGTTTTCACAGTAATATCTTATTCTCCTCAAGTTGAAGCAGGTTACATTACTGCAGACACTCAAATTAATATAGCCCCAGAGTCCGTTAAGTTAACACAGAAAAATATTCCTTATGTAACGCTAGATGACGTGGGAGGATTAGGTAATCAAATAAGAATGTTAATGGATATTGTAGAGATTGCTTTAGTTAAGCCAGAGATAACTAAAGCGTTAGGATTAAGACCTCCAAAGGGAGTTCTACTTTATGGACCTCCAGGTACTGGAAAGACGTTAATAGCTAAGGCGATTGCTAATACAGTTATGGCTAACTTCTTTTACATAAGTGGTCCAGAAATAGGTTCTAAGTATTACGGAGAAAGTGAGAAGAGGCTAAGGGATATATTTGAGCAGGCAGAAAAGAACGCACCATCAATTATATTTATAGACGAAATAGATGCTATAGCTCCAAATAGGGATACTGCAATGTCAGAAACTGATAGGAGAATTGTAGCCCAACTATTAACACTTATGGATGGAATTTCAAGTGGAAGTGGTGTGCTCGTAATAGGAGCTACAAATAGGCCTAACGCAATTGATCCAGCTTTAAGAAGACCAGGGAGATTTGATAGAGAAATTGAAATTCCAGTCCCAGATAAGGAGGCTAGACTAGAAATTTTAAAAATACATACTAGAAGAATACCATTGAAAGATGTTGACTTAGAGAAAATAGCAGAAATTACTCACGGGTTTGTTGGTGCTGATTTAGAGGCCTTAGTTAGGGAAGCTGTAATGAACGCTTACCATAGGTGTAATGGTGATTTAGACTGTATTAAGGTAACTATGGATGATTTTAACCACGCCTTAAAAGTAGTTGAACCCTCAGCTTTAAGGGAATTTAGGGTAGAAATTCCCTCGACTACCTGGGAGGATATTATAGGCTTAGAAGAGGTAAAAATGGAATTGAAAGAAGTAATAGAATTTCCGTTAAAATATCCAGAATTATATGAGGAAATGAAAGTAGAAATTCCTACTGGCGTCTTACTTTACGGCCCTCCAGGTACTGGAAAAACAATGCTAGCTAGGGCGGTAGCCCACGAAAGTGGTGCCAATTTCATTGCAATCAATGGGCCAGAACTAATGAGCATGTGGGTTGGAGAAACTGAAAGGGCAATAAGGGAAGTTTTTAAAAGGGCAAGGCAAGCTTCTCCATGTATAGTCTTTTTTGACGAGATAGATTCCATAGCTTCTGTAAGAGGCTTAGATCCAAATAGGGTAACAGATAGAGTAGTAAGTCAACTTTTAACTGAAATGGACGGTATAAGTAAGACTAAGGGTAAGGTAGTAGTAATCGCAGCTACCAATAGACCAGATATGGTAGATCCGGCATTACTTAGACCGGGTAGATTAGAGAAATTGATCTATGTTCCTCCTCCAGATTACTCAACTAGAGTTGCGTTATTTTCGAGATTAATTGAGGGTAAAGCGCATGATGAGATTGATATAAATCACTTAGCTAAACTCACCGAGGGTTATACTCCAGCTGAAATTAAGGGAATAGTGAATAAGGCAATATTAATATCGATTAGAAGAGCGATCTCCTCAAATCAAAAGCCCAAATTAACAATGGAAGATATGCTAGAAGCTATGAAATATATTAAACCTATAGTTACGCAAACTATGCTGGATTATTATAATAGTTTTAGCCAGAAAGTTAGGAAAGGGTTAGGATATGCTTAA
- a CDS encoding SepZ protein: MAGVNLIRRVLGAIVAAIGIGVWIADIILVQTLPYSMYENDALVAIVPTAGAILVAGGTLLGLWN; the protein is encoded by the coding sequence ATGGCAGGAGTTAATTTAATAAGAAGAGTTTTAGGTGCTATAGTAGCTGCAATAGGAATAGGAGTGTGGATTGCAGATATTATCCTAGTTCAAACATTACCCTATAGTATGTATGAAAATGATGCGTTAGTGGCTATAGTTCCTACGGCTGGTGCTATATTAGTAGCAGGAGGAACATTACTGGGGTTATGGAATTGA
- a CDS encoding NUDIX hydrolase — MVRYSQILSVHLFLLRDNEILLQLRKNTGYRDGCWSVIAGHVEAKESATNAMVREAKEEAGITLNPKDLILVHVMHRFENQERVDFFFKANKWEGEPKIMEPEKAGEMKWFKLSELPLNVVPYIRQAIELGLKRGQIYSEYGWD, encoded by the coding sequence ATGGTTAGATATTCTCAAATTCTTTCTGTTCATCTTTTTCTCCTTAGAGATAATGAAATACTTCTACAACTTAGGAAAAATACAGGCTATAGAGATGGTTGCTGGAGTGTTATAGCTGGACATGTAGAAGCTAAAGAATCCGCTACAAATGCCATGGTGAGAGAGGCTAAGGAAGAAGCAGGAATAACACTAAATCCTAAAGATCTAATCCTAGTTCATGTGATGCATAGGTTTGAAAATCAAGAAAGAGTGGACTTCTTCTTCAAGGCAAATAAATGGGAAGGCGAACCGAAGATTATGGAACCCGAAAAAGCAGGTGAAATGAAATGGTTTAAATTATCTGAACTACCTCTAAATGTAGTACCATATATAAGGCAAGCAATAGAACTTGGGCTTAAGAGAGGGCAAATATACAGCGAATACGGATGGGATTAA
- a CDS encoding AbrB/MazE/SpoVT family DNA-binding domain-containing protein, translating to MGYIVTVDERGRIVIPKEIRDKLNLKEGSKVEINIENGRIIISVKKITIDDIYGIAGKESVKIEDIEEALGFEDND from the coding sequence ATGGGATATATAGTCACAGTTGATGAAAGAGGTAGAATTGTAATACCAAAAGAGATTAGGGATAAGTTGAATTTAAAGGAAGGAAGTAAAGTAGAGATAAATATCGAAAATGGAAGAATTATTATTAGTGTCAAGAAAATTACTATTGACGATATTTACGGAATAGCTGGAAAGGAAAGCGTTAAAATTGAGGATATTGAGGAGGCATTAGGTTTTGAAGATAATGATTGA
- a CDS encoding HEPN domain-containing protein yields MSFLRKNSLSFLKEAERNLNEGEYNLAMFHLEQALQLALKFVLYERTGTYEKTHNLIKLLEDVIRITNNDRLRELLDNESSTLDLIQQAYIGARYLPYEYSKNSVIAALRLVRVILNELGLL; encoded by the coding sequence ATGTCGTTTTTGAGGAAGAACTCGTTAAGCTTTTTAAAGGAAGCTGAGAGGAATTTAAATGAAGGCGAGTATAATTTAGCTATGTTTCATCTGGAACAAGCGTTACAGCTAGCTTTAAAATTCGTTTTATATGAGAGGACCGGTACTTACGAGAAGACTCATAATTTAATTAAACTCCTAGAAGATGTAATAAGAATTACGAATAACGACAGATTGAGAGAATTGCTTGATAATGAGTCAAGCACGTTAGATTTAATTCAACAAGCATATATAGGCGCCAGATATTTACCATATGAGTACAGTAAAAATTCCGTAATAGCCGCCTTAAGACTTGTGAGGGTGATATTAAATGAACTTGGACTACTTTAA
- the fdhF gene encoding formate dehydrogenase subunit alpha — MESIKTICPFCGVGCGLVFHVQNDFIVRVTPDESHLVNRGHLCGKGAISAEVIYTWDRILYPLKRVKDTFIRTNWDIAIKEISKKILEIRDKYGPEAIAFYGGCQNTLEEVYSFMKLARALGTNNVDSCARICHEASAEALKETVGIGASSVAVSEISKARNIVIAGESITDSHPVLSQYLIEAKKKGTKIIVIDPRRTGTAKIADMFLQIKSGTDIYLFNSVANYIISKNIYDKEFVQNRTDYFENFAKFVKDYTLEEAEKITGIRKSDIIRFAETIVEKPTIFSWGLGLTQTAGTNGVKAYINLALLTGNVGIEGGGLLVYRGQANVQGAGDIMKPDVFPNGPMNEENAKELERIWGFRPSTNKGLSITEAFFESDKVKALVLMNFNPAFSLPNRNKVKRFLQSLDLLVVIDPFLTETAKLAHYVLPSALWAEKEGSVANLDRTIKWRFKVIDPPIEVRTELWIIKELAEALGFSGFYNDPKIVFKEMKEVVRLYSNITLDEVMDYHSNSRYPNHETSLYRERFLTNNGRAKFSLVPYKQIQGEGLILITGRIVTRYNTDELIKRIPGYSSFSSEILVNPNDAIRLGISDGDLVKVTSKCGSAIFKARISNDIREGSTFLYMHDPYTNYVVCDDLDEISKTPRYKITFVKIEKVKFV; from the coding sequence ATGGAAAGTATTAAAACAATATGTCCATTCTGCGGTGTAGGCTGCGGCTTAGTTTTTCACGTTCAAAACGATTTCATAGTAAGGGTAACTCCAGATGAATCCCATTTAGTGAACAGAGGACACTTATGTGGAAAGGGTGCTATTTCAGCTGAGGTAATCTATACATGGGACCGTATTTTATATCCATTAAAACGAGTTAAAGATACGTTTATAAGGACTAATTGGGATATTGCAATTAAAGAGATTTCTAAAAAGATCTTAGAAATAAGAGACAAATATGGGCCCGAAGCCATAGCCTTTTACGGTGGATGTCAGAATACCTTAGAGGAAGTATATTCTTTTATGAAATTGGCTAGAGCTTTAGGTACTAACAACGTAGACTCTTGTGCTAGAATTTGCCATGAGGCTTCAGCAGAAGCGTTAAAGGAAACTGTGGGAATAGGTGCATCTTCTGTAGCGGTTTCGGAAATATCTAAGGCGAGAAATATAGTTATTGCAGGAGAATCAATAACTGATAGTCATCCGGTCCTCTCACAGTATTTGATTGAGGCTAAAAAGAAGGGAACTAAGATTATAGTAATAGATCCGAGAAGAACTGGAACTGCTAAAATTGCGGACATGTTCTTGCAAATAAAAAGTGGAACCGATATATATTTATTTAATTCTGTTGCTAATTATATAATTTCTAAGAACATTTACGATAAGGAATTTGTACAAAATAGAACTGATTATTTCGAAAATTTTGCAAAATTCGTAAAAGATTATACTTTAGAGGAGGCCGAGAAAATAACCGGTATAAGAAAAAGTGATATTATAAGATTCGCTGAAACAATAGTGGAGAAACCTACTATATTCTCCTGGGGTTTAGGTTTGACTCAAACAGCTGGTACTAATGGGGTAAAAGCTTATATTAATTTAGCCCTATTGACGGGAAATGTAGGAATAGAAGGTGGAGGATTATTAGTTTATAGGGGACAAGCCAACGTTCAAGGTGCAGGCGATATAATGAAACCCGATGTTTTCCCTAACGGTCCTATGAACGAGGAAAACGCCAAGGAATTGGAAAGAATTTGGGGATTCAGACCGTCAACTAACAAGGGCTTAAGTATAACTGAGGCCTTCTTTGAAAGTGATAAAGTTAAGGCCTTAGTTTTAATGAACTTTAATCCAGCCTTTAGTTTGCCGAATAGGAATAAGGTTAAGAGGTTTTTACAATCACTAGATTTATTAGTTGTGATAGACCCATTTTTAACTGAAACAGCTAAACTTGCCCACTATGTACTTCCGTCAGCCTTATGGGCTGAGAAAGAGGGTTCTGTAGCTAATTTAGATAGAACAATAAAGTGGAGATTTAAGGTGATCGATCCGCCTATTGAAGTGAGAACTGAATTATGGATAATTAAAGAATTGGCTGAAGCTTTAGGTTTTAGTGGATTTTACAATGATCCAAAAATAGTATTTAAGGAGATGAAGGAAGTGGTAAGGCTGTACTCTAATATCACGTTAGATGAAGTAATGGACTACCATTCTAATTCCAGATATCCTAATCATGAGACCTCTTTATATAGGGAAAGATTTCTTACGAATAATGGAAGAGCAAAATTTTCATTGGTTCCCTATAAGCAAATACAAGGTGAAGGTTTAATATTAATAACGGGTAGAATTGTTACACGTTATAATACGGATGAATTAATAAAGAGAATTCCAGGCTATTCATCGTTTAGTTCAGAAATATTAGTAAATCCAAATGATGCTATTAGACTGGGCATAAGCGATGGAGATTTAGTGAAGGTAACGTCAAAATGTGGCAGTGCAATATTTAAGGCTAGGATATCAAATGATATAAGAGAGGGAAGTACATTTCTATATATGCATGATCCCTATACGAATTACGTAGTTTGTGATGATTTAGATGAAATTTCTAAAACTCCTAGATATAAAATAACTTTCGTTAAAATAGAAAAGGTTAAATTTGTATAA
- a CDS encoding quinol oxidase, with amino-acid sequence MKRATVIALFMVLVIVAVISLEIQYDSYDYIGYSPTNNAGVGVVHANFANALGSYKGPYVIIYVTGQQWHWDFYPHGKIYTNLTVVPVDEPVVFVIHSVDVFHEFFVQSATSNFSIFNFGAEAVPGYYSYIVLVFPKPGIYHVACAEYCGTAAVGLGHSWLVGTIIATANYTYALQLTGGVAPVGTWAPYSVSGVGVGGY; translated from the coding sequence ATGAAGAGAGCTACTGTGATAGCTCTATTTATGGTATTAGTGATTGTAGCAGTAATTTCATTAGAGATTCAATACGACTCATATGATTATATAGGATATAGTCCTACTAATAATGCAGGAGTTGGAGTAGTTCATGCTAATTTTGCAAATGCCTTAGGTTCTTATAAAGGTCCTTATGTGATAATTTACGTAACTGGTCAACAATGGCACTGGGATTTCTATCCTCATGGGAAAATATACACTAATTTAACAGTAGTTCCAGTAGATGAACCAGTAGTATTTGTAATACATAGTGTAGATGTATTTCATGAATTCTTCGTTCAGAGTGCTACAAGTAACTTCTCTATTTTCAATTTCGGTGCTGAGGCAGTGCCAGGTTACTATTCATATATAGTCTTAGTATTTCCTAAACCAGGAATATACCACGTAGCATGTGCAGAATATTGTGGTACTGCCGCAGTAGGATTAGGTCATTCGTGGCTAGTAGGCACTATTATCGCAACTGCTAATTATACTTATGCTTTACAATTAACTGGGGGAGTAGCACCGGTAGGTACATGGGCTCCATATAGTGTTAGTGGTGTAGGAGTTGGAGGATATTAA
- a CDS encoding DUF6036 family nucleotidyltransferase translates to MEKISEALQRLIEALEKANFRYVIVGGLVAIHYGRNRITQDIDVIVDTADEVELLISTLKDKGFEFSERDLLEAFKERSRVTLFFPGNVFFHVDLKFVKDELDYEVLNGRIRGELLGIPCWIESMEDIIVAKLIYGSSQDEEDIIAILLNHGLNERVKEKAKRFGVYSKLCGIAEMIGLTC, encoded by the coding sequence GTGGAGAAGATCTCTGAGGCCCTACAGAGGTTAATAGAAGCGTTAGAAAAAGCTAACTTTAGATATGTGATAGTAGGAGGTTTAGTTGCAATTCATTATGGTAGGAATAGAATAACTCAAGACATTGATGTAATTGTAGATACTGCTGACGAAGTAGAACTACTTATCTCAACACTCAAGGATAAAGGTTTTGAATTTTCAGAGCGTGATCTATTAGAGGCTTTTAAAGAGAGGAGTAGAGTCACGTTGTTTTTTCCGGGAAACGTCTTTTTTCATGTTGACTTAAAATTTGTTAAGGATGAACTTGATTACGAAGTACTTAACGGAAGGATTAGGGGAGAACTTTTAGGGATCCCTTGTTGGATTGAGAGCATGGAAGATATCATAGTGGCTAAACTTATCTATGGTAGTAGTCAAGATGAAGAGGATATTATTGCGATATTATTAAATCACGGTTTAAATGAAAGGGTAAAAGAGAAGGCTAAAAGGTTCGGAGTTTATAGCAAACTATGTGGAATTGCAGAAATGATAGGCCTAACATGCTAA
- a CDS encoding universal stress protein, whose amino-acid sequence MVFKNIILAYDGSDNAKRALDVAIDLAKKYESKLTIIEVVDTAILTGMGLAPIPSEVINQVYDKAKRDVEEAKEKALSNGVKNVETVTLEGDPATAILDYAGKSGADLIVTGSRGLSAIKRLFLGSVSSRLVHEAKIPVLVVK is encoded by the coding sequence ATGGTTTTCAAAAATATTATTTTAGCATATGACGGATCTGATAACGCGAAAAGAGCGTTAGATGTAGCAATAGATTTAGCTAAAAAATACGAGTCAAAGCTTACGATAATAGAGGTTGTAGATACGGCAATATTAACTGGAATGGGATTAGCACCAATTCCCAGTGAAGTAATAAATCAAGTATATGATAAGGCTAAGAGAGATGTGGAAGAGGCTAAGGAAAAAGCATTAAGTAATGGAGTTAAGAACGTCGAAACTGTAACGCTAGAAGGAGATCCAGCTACTGCAATTCTGGATTATGCAGGTAAAAGTGGAGCTGATTTGATAGTTACCGGTAGCAGGGGATTATCAGCAATAAAGAGGTTATTTCTTGGTAGTGTTTCCTCAAGGTTAGTTCATGAGGCAAAGATTCCAGTATTAGTGGTGAAGTAA
- a CDS encoding type II toxin-antitoxin system VapC family toxin, whose translation MIDSNVFIYVLFSDPSYGERAKELLKIAENEEAYSSTIVISQVLSYLERRKKSEVIPIFISYLQQSGINIIETTWEDIVNALKLLQSLRLSYKLWDDAIISNQMKRLRIDLIYSNDTDFDLLQVKREF comes from the coding sequence ATGATTGATTCTAACGTTTTCATTTACGTACTTTTTTCGGATCCTTCATATGGTGAAAGAGCTAAGGAATTATTAAAGATTGCTGAAAACGAAGAAGCATATTCATCAACCATTGTAATTTCTCAAGTGTTAAGTTATTTAGAGAGAAGGAAAAAGAGTGAAGTAATACCAATCTTCATTAGTTACCTTCAGCAATCTGGAATAAATATTATAGAAACTACCTGGGAAGATATAGTCAATGCTTTAAAACTCTTACAAAGTCTAAGATTAAGTTATAAACTTTGGGACGACGCAATAATTTCTAATCAAATGAAAAGACTTAGGATAGATCTTATTTACTCTAATGATACAGATTTTGATTTACTTCAAGTTAAGAGAGAATTCTAA